A window of the Verminephrobacter eiseniae EF01-2 genome harbors these coding sequences:
- a CDS encoding PaaI family thioesterase: MTTQQHTPPPGPAPIPPGFVALADSGGPYMHHIGPLYRLRQGDLVKFGFRVERRHVNPLDILHGGMMASFCDMLLPLSVHDKSAEVADRFLPTISLQIDYLAAVPLGAWVEGQAQPLRVTRSLVFAQGLVSADGIPCARTSGVFKIGPALSGLVAQ; encoded by the coding sequence ATGACGACGCAGCAGCACACCCCGCCGCCCGGCCCCGCGCCGATTCCCCCCGGCTTCGTGGCGCTGGCCGACTCGGGCGGCCCCTACATGCACCACATCGGGCCGCTGTACAGGCTGCGCCAGGGCGATCTGGTCAAGTTCGGCTTTCGCGTCGAACGGCGGCATGTCAACCCGCTGGACATCCTGCACGGCGGCATGATGGCCAGCTTTTGCGACATGCTGCTGCCGCTGTCCGTGCACGACAAAAGCGCCGAGGTCGCCGACCGCTTTTTGCCCACCATCAGCCTGCAGATCGACTACCTGGCCGCCGTCCCGCTGGGCGCATGGGTGGAAGGCCAGGCCCAGCCCCTGCGCGTGACCCGCTCGCTGGTGTTTGCGCAAGGGCTGGTGAGCGCCGATGGCATACCCTGCGCCCGCACCAGCGGGGTGTTCAAGATCGGGCCTGCGCTGTCGGGCTTGGTGGCGCAGTGA
- a CDS encoding transglutaminase-like domain-containing protein — translation MTDQPTPATLRATALIDSDAPAVRAFADAHARGDSERERAVALYLAVRDGFRYDPYRVDLSPEGMAASRVLGNGHGWCVPKAALLTAACRAAGIPARMGFADVCNHLSTERMRQTMQTDLFIWHGYTDIWLDRRWVKATPAFNIELCERFGLLPLAFDGRSDSIYHPFDKAGQRHMEYVNQRGTFDDLPLAQITADFRRMYGNWLSAGNSLQSANFARDVEQETQ, via the coding sequence ATGACCGACCAACCCACCCCCGCCACCCTGCGCGCCACCGCGCTGATCGACAGCGATGCGCCCGCAGTGCGTGCCTTTGCCGACGCGCATGCGCGTGGTGACAGCGAACGCGAACGCGCCGTCGCCCTGTATTTGGCCGTGCGCGACGGCTTTCGCTACGACCCTTACCGCGTCGACCTGTCGCCCGAAGGCATGGCGGCCAGCCGCGTGCTGGGCAATGGCCATGGCTGGTGCGTGCCCAAGGCGGCTTTGCTGACGGCGGCCTGCCGCGCTGCGGGCATCCCGGCCCGCATGGGGTTTGCCGATGTGTGCAACCACCTGAGCACCGAACGCATGCGCCAGACCATGCAGACCGACCTTTTCATCTGGCATGGCTACACCGACATCTGGCTCGACCGCCGCTGGGTCAAGGCCACGCCCGCCTTCAACATCGAACTGTGCGAGCGCTTCGGGCTGCTGCCGCTGGCCTTCGACGGACGCAGCGATTCGATCTACCACCCCTTCGACAAGGCCGGCCAGCGCCATATGGAATACGTGAACCAGCGCGGCACATTCGACGACCTGCCCCTGGCGCAGATCACGGCCGATTTCCGGCGCATGTACGGCAACTGGCTGAGCGCCGGCAACAGCTTGCAGAGCGCCAACTTTGCCCGCGATGTGGAGCAGGAGACGCAATGA
- a CDS encoding Fic family protein, translating into MPSLSPDYLARLRFDGQQLAMLRALGEHRGKQQFHLAQPPEVLSDLRQIAVAESAAASNRLEGVVVGAQRLKSLLHKNAAPRSRSEQEVAGYRDALGWIHDSGAQRPFSEAGILQLHGILCRYRAQPGGHWKSAADDIIERRAEGNARIRWRPVAAHRAPMVLSDMVARHRSALDRHWADPLVLVPLAILDFFCIHPFPDGNGRMARLLTLQLLSHCGYAVGRFISLERIFEEAKAGYGETLQASAQGWHEDRHDVAPWLNYFWRALLRAYGEFEERVGSIVRGRGAKGERVRAEILARHRPFSISGIEAACPGISRDMVRVVLRSMKAQGLIAPTGKGRGAKWQHTGAKDAA; encoded by the coding sequence ATGCCATCGCTCTCTCCCGACTACCTCGCCAGACTGCGTTTCGATGGGCAGCAACTGGCGATGTTGCGCGCACTGGGGGAGCACCGGGGCAAGCAGCAGTTCCACCTGGCCCAGCCGCCCGAGGTCTTGAGCGACCTGCGCCAGATCGCCGTCGCCGAGTCCGCCGCAGCGTCCAACCGCCTCGAAGGCGTGGTGGTCGGTGCGCAGCGCCTGAAATCCCTGCTGCACAAAAATGCCGCGCCCCGGAGCCGGTCGGAGCAGGAAGTGGCCGGCTACCGCGATGCGCTGGGCTGGATCCATGACAGCGGCGCGCAGAGGCCCTTCTCGGAGGCCGGCATCTTGCAATTGCACGGCATTTTGTGCCGCTACAGGGCGCAGCCCGGCGGGCACTGGAAGAGCGCCGCCGACGACATCATCGAGCGCCGCGCGGAGGGCAACGCGCGCATTCGCTGGCGCCCGGTGGCCGCGCACCGCGCGCCGATGGTGCTGTCGGACATGGTTGCGCGCCATCGCAGCGCGCTCGATCGGCATTGGGCCGACCCGCTGGTGCTGGTGCCGCTGGCCATTCTCGATTTCTTCTGCATCCACCCGTTCCCGGATGGCAACGGCCGCATGGCGCGGCTGCTGACGCTGCAATTGCTGAGCCACTGTGGTTACGCCGTGGGCCGCTTCATCAGCCTGGAGCGCATCTTCGAGGAAGCGAAAGCGGGCTACGGCGAGACGCTGCAGGCCAGCGCGCAAGGCTGGCACGAAGACAGGCACGACGTCGCCCCATGGCTGAACTACTTTTGGCGCGCGCTGCTGCGGGCCTACGGGGAGTTCGAAGAGCGCGTTGGCAGCATAGTGCGCGGGCGCGGCGCCAAAGGCGAGCGGGTGCGTGCCGAGATTCTTGCGCGCCACCGGCCGTTCTCGATTTCCGGGATCGAAGCCGCCTGCCCCGGCATCAGCCGCGACATGGTGCGCGTGGTGCTGCGCAGCATGAAGGCGCAAGGGCTGATCGCCCCCACCGGCAAAGGGCGCGGCGCCAAGTGGCAACACACCGGGGCCAAGGATGCGGCATGA
- a CDS encoding PepSY-associated TM helix domain-containing protein: MPAPRTLGRLSVLHSWAGIVTGLLLFIVCLSGAVLVFRHEIDLWANPSLARLPRSERPAPLDTVLAQLHQRYPGATVESIALPDAVNPNYFAWVREPGTPAHRRTKVALRSDSGAVVGPVDNQLGQFLRMLHVFLFFGPRTIVGFLGAVMLVLIGTGIVIHRKILAELFTQRWGRSPRVVLSDLHKCTGIWGLGFHLLIATTGAWMGLAPLFERGYQYLSLGTAAESMASAAARQSAAAAAAAIAASMPSLDALHAAAQRAVPGLRTRQVSLRRWGSSTAEVGFGGHLDNHLGSTARVEFDAATGLLKNLRDPRSRGFWSQVDSLMEPLHFGDFGGLALKWLYFMLGLSAALLALSGTLIWLDMRQQRQRAAQARVAAPAHGPPVAG; encoded by the coding sequence ATGCCCGCCCCGCGCACGCTCGGCCGCCTGTCGGTACTGCACTCCTGGGCGGGCATCGTCACCGGCCTGCTGCTGTTCATCGTTTGCTTGTCGGGCGCGGTGCTGGTCTTCAGGCATGAGATCGACCTGTGGGCCAACCCGTCACTGGCCCGCCTGCCCCGATCGGAGCGGCCGGCGCCGCTCGACACCGTGCTGGCGCAGTTGCACCAGCGCTACCCCGGCGCCACGGTGGAGTCGATTGCGCTGCCCGATGCCGTCAACCCGAACTACTTTGCCTGGGTGCGCGAGCCTGGCACCCCGGCCCACAGGCGCACCAAGGTGGCCCTGCGCTCGGACAGCGGCGCCGTGGTCGGCCCGGTGGACAACCAGCTCGGCCAGTTCCTGCGCATGCTGCATGTGTTTCTGTTTTTCGGGCCGCGCACCATCGTGGGGTTCCTGGGCGCGGTGATGCTGGTGCTGATCGGCACGGGCATCGTCATCCACCGCAAGATCCTGGCCGAACTGTTCACGCAGCGCTGGGGGCGCAGCCCGCGCGTGGTGCTGTCGGACCTGCACAAATGCACCGGCATCTGGGGCCTGGGCTTTCATCTGCTGATCGCCACGACGGGCGCGTGGATGGGCCTGGCACCGTTGTTCGAGCGCGGCTACCAATACCTGAGCCTGGGCACCGCTGCCGAGAGCATGGCCAGCGCCGCCGCGCGCCAGAGTGCCGCCGCCGCCGCTGCCGCCATTGCGGCAAGCATGCCATCGCTCGATGCATTGCACGCCGCAGCGCAGCGGGCGGTTCCGGGGCTGCGGACGCGCCAGGTGTCGCTGCGCCGCTGGGGCAGCAGCACCGCCGAAGTGGGCTTTGGCGGCCATCTCGACAACCACCTGGGCAGCACGGCGCGGGTGGAGTTCGACGCGGCCACGGGCCTGTTGAAAAACCTGCGCGACCCGCGCTCCCGGGGCTTTTGGTCGCAGGTCGACAGCCTGATGGAGCCGCTGCACTTTGGCGACTTCGGCGGCCTCGCGCTCAAGTGGCTGTACTTCATGCTGGGCCTGTCGGCCGCGCTGCTGGCGCTCTCCGGCACGCTGATCTGGCTCGATATGCGCCAGCAGCGCCAGCGCGCAGCCCAGGCCCGGGTTGCGGCGCCGGCGCATGGCCCGCCGGTGGCCGGGTGA
- a CDS encoding TonB-dependent siderophore receptor — translation MPSHPRHQPLATGKAWRLAAGKAWRLAVAPLALCLAQAAPAQTATETATEASATTPPRLQEVRISADTDNGMGFAPDQAQTAGKAPMRRLETPQSVSVVTREQMESRQITNLQQALQTVAGVSPVNFGRRGFDDIHIRGFRSTESVLVDGLVQNTGMWAKLQPYGYERFEVLKGAASVLYGQVQPGGIINAVSKRPGTQAISEVGVVLGSFGLRTLQADVNRPLAESGKTALRINAQVSDSGDPTDFVYRKDRWLAASLALDAGPRTDGVLFATYNRSQWLRQQGLSPYGTVLPNPNGRLPRTLFTGDPGFGAYDVQSSTLGYTLEHRFTPAMVLRQNLRYESQQGTGHFISNQALQADMRLQNREASRQSMDYDILATDTSLLSRFAALGMQHQLVTGLDLRSGHSRFIRRVCRIGALDLFAPRYGMATTCPATPTGDAPAKLTVAGLYAQDQIKFGPGWTALLGLRRDASMNHIDDRVKDVQTRQKDSATTLSAGLVHEFKPGWATYASYGESFLPVSGLTFEGQPFVPETGKQWEAGLKYQAIGGRMTGALALFDLVRENVGTADPAHTGHRVQTGAQRARGLEVELGADLQRGVKLSGAYTWTQARVTRDNNAAIVGRPLNLTPRHTVAAWANYQLAQYQRVTLGLGGRYVSEQIGSYPFTLPAYFVADASISYAGQDYRVTAGVKNLFDRAYYDGAINANVVSPAAPRSVSVGLTYFF, via the coding sequence ATGCCTTCTCACCCCCGACATCAGCCCCTTGCCACCGGCAAGGCGTGGCGCCTGGCCGCCGGCAAGGCGTGGCGCCTTGCCGTTGCGCCGCTGGCACTGTGCCTGGCGCAGGCCGCGCCGGCACAAACGGCGACCGAAACAGCGACCGAAGCCTCTGCCACGACACCACCCCGGTTGCAGGAGGTGCGCATCAGCGCCGACACCGACAATGGCATGGGCTTTGCGCCTGACCAGGCGCAGACGGCGGGCAAGGCCCCCATGCGGCGCCTGGAAACGCCGCAGTCCGTGAGCGTGGTCACGCGCGAGCAGATGGAGTCGCGCCAGATCACCAACTTGCAGCAGGCGCTGCAGACCGTGGCGGGCGTAAGCCCGGTCAACTTCGGCCGCCGGGGGTTTGACGACATCCACATCCGCGGCTTTCGCTCCACCGAATCCGTCCTGGTGGACGGCCTGGTGCAAAACACCGGCATGTGGGCCAAGCTGCAACCCTATGGCTACGAGCGCTTCGAAGTGCTCAAGGGCGCCGCCTCGGTGCTCTATGGCCAGGTGCAGCCCGGCGGCATCATCAACGCCGTGAGCAAGCGGCCCGGCACGCAGGCGATCAGCGAGGTCGGCGTCGTGCTGGGCAGCTTTGGTTTGCGCACGCTGCAGGCCGACGTGAACCGGCCGCTGGCCGAATCCGGCAAGACCGCGCTGCGCATCAACGCGCAGGTTTCCGACAGCGGCGACCCGACGGACTTCGTCTACCGCAAGGACCGCTGGCTGGCCGCCTCGCTCGCGCTCGATGCCGGCCCCCGGACCGACGGGGTGCTGTTTGCCACCTACAACCGCAGCCAGTGGCTGCGCCAGCAGGGCCTGTCGCCCTACGGCACGGTGCTGCCCAACCCCAACGGCAGGCTGCCGCGCACGCTGTTCACCGGCGACCCCGGCTTTGGCGCCTACGACGTGCAAAGCAGCACCTTGGGCTATACGCTGGAACACCGGTTCACGCCCGCCATGGTGCTGCGCCAGAACCTGCGCTACGAAAGCCAGCAAGGCACGGGCCACTTCATCTCGAACCAGGCCCTGCAAGCGGACATGCGGCTGCAAAACCGCGAGGCTTCGCGCCAGTCGATGGACTACGACATCCTGGCCACCGACACCTCGCTGCTGTCGCGCTTTGCGGCCCTGGGCATGCAGCACCAACTGGTCACGGGGCTGGATCTGCGCAGCGGCCACAGCCGGTTCATCCGCCGTGTCTGCCGCATCGGCGCGCTGGATTTGTTCGCGCCCCGCTACGGCATGGCGACCACCTGCCCCGCGACCCCCACCGGCGATGCGCCGGCCAAGCTCACCGTGGCGGGTCTGTATGCCCAAGACCAGATCAAGTTCGGGCCGGGTTGGACGGCGCTGCTGGGCTTGCGCCGCGACGCTTCGATGAACCACATCGACGACCGCGTGAAGGACGTGCAGACGCGGCAAAAGGACAGCGCCACCACGCTATCGGCCGGGCTGGTGCACGAATTCAAGCCCGGCTGGGCCACCTACGCCAGCTATGGCGAGTCGTTCCTGCCGGTGTCGGGGCTGACGTTCGAGGGCCAGCCCTTCGTGCCCGAAACCGGCAAGCAGTGGGAAGCCGGCCTGAAGTACCAGGCCATCGGTGGCCGGATGACCGGCGCGCTGGCCCTGTTCGACCTGGTGCGCGAGAACGTCGGCACCGCCGACCCGGCGCACACCGGCCACCGGGTGCAGACCGGCGCGCAGCGCGCCCGTGGCCTGGAGGTGGAACTGGGCGCCGACCTGCAGCGCGGCGTGAAACTGAGCGGCGCCTACACCTGGACGCAGGCCCGGGTCACGCGCGACAACAACGCCGCCATCGTCGGCCGGCCGCTGAACCTCACGCCACGCCACACAGTCGCGGCCTGGGCCAACTACCAACTGGCGCAGTACCAGCGCGTCACGCTGGGCCTGGGCGGGCGCTACGTGAGCGAGCAGATCGGCTCCTACCCGTTCACGCTGCCGGCGTACTTCGTGGCCGATGCCTCGATCAGCTACGCCGGCCAGGACTACCGTGTGACGGCCGGGGTCAAGAACCTGTTCGACCGGGCGTATTACGACGGCGCAATCAATGCCAATGTGGTGTCGCCGGCCGCACCGCGCAGCGTCAGCGTGGGCCTGACATACTTCTTTTGA
- a CDS encoding ABC transporter substrate-binding protein produces the protein MSRSVVKWLVLAAACVPGLAAQAQAQNTKLVLGMSGWTGFAPLTLADKAGLFSKHGLDVEIKMIAQKDRHLALAAKSIQCAATTVETHVAWNANGVPIVQIFQTDKSYGADGLAVRGDIKGFADLRGKTIGVDAPGTAPFFGLAWMLSKNGMTLKDVKLTTLSPQAAAQAFVTGQGDAAMTYEPYLSTVRDNPAAGKILATTLDYPMVIDTVGCDPAWLKANPRAAQALADSYFAALDMIRADPAKSNDIMGAAVKQTGAQFARSASFLRWQDRAANQRFFAGELTAFMKDATAILLATGIIHKAPDDLAALFDARFVQ, from the coding sequence ATGAGCAGATCGGTTGTGAAATGGCTGGTGCTGGCCGCAGCATGCGTGCCGGGTCTGGCCGCACAGGCGCAGGCGCAAAACACCAAACTGGTGCTGGGCATGTCCGGCTGGACGGGCTTTGCGCCGCTGACGCTGGCCGACAAGGCGGGCCTTTTCAGCAAGCATGGCCTGGATGTGGAGATCAAGATGATTGCGCAAAAGGACCGCCATCTGGCCCTGGCCGCCAAGTCGATTCAGTGCGCTGCGACCACGGTCGAGACCCATGTGGCCTGGAATGCCAACGGCGTGCCCATCGTGCAGATTTTTCAGACGGACAAGTCCTACGGCGCCGACGGCCTGGCGGTGCGCGGCGATATCAAGGGCTTTGCCGATCTGCGCGGCAAGACCATTGGCGTGGATGCGCCGGGCACCGCGCCTTTCTTTGGCCTGGCCTGGATGCTCAGCAAGAACGGCATGACGCTCAAGGATGTCAAGCTCACCACGCTGTCGCCCCAGGCTGCGGCCCAGGCTTTCGTGACCGGGCAAGGCGATGCGGCGATGACCTACGAGCCGTATCTTTCCACCGTGCGCGACAACCCGGCTGCGGGCAAGATTTTGGCCACCACGCTCGACTATCCGATGGTGATCGACACGGTCGGCTGCGACCCCGCCTGGCTCAAGGCCAACCCCCGGGCCGCACAGGCGCTGGCCGATTCCTATTTTGCGGCGCTGGACATGATCCGGGCCGATCCCGCCAAGTCCAACGACATCATGGGCGCGGCGGTCAAGCAGACGGGCGCACAGTTTGCCCGGTCGGCGTCGTTTTTGCGCTGGCAGGATCGGGCCGCGAACCAGCGGTTTTTCGCCGGCGAGCTGACCGCGTTCATGAAGGACGCCACGGCCATCTTGCTGGCGACCGGCATCATCCACAAAGCGCCGGATGATCTGGCCGCGCTGTTCGACGCACGCTTCGTGCAATGA
- a CDS encoding ABC transporter permease — MRPVPRHLSAAAPLRRALTPLAPVSARSRWLLGLAFFVIFVALWTWFTLGGWVSPTFLASPPTMLRQAWLLLTEYGFVKDIGMTVWRVLAGFVLAAAVALPLGIAMGAYKGIEAFFEPFVSFCRYLPASAFIPLLILWAGIGEAQKILVIFIGSVFQITLMVAVTVGSARRDLVEAAYTLGAGHRGIVTRVLIPGAAPGIAETLRLVLGWAWTYVIVAELIGSSSGIGHMITDSQALLNTGQIIFGIITIGLIGLLSDLAFKALNQRLFAWSLLP; from the coding sequence ATGAGGCCCGTGCCACGGCATCTGTCTGCCGCAGCGCCGCTGCGGCGTGCGCTGACCCCGCTGGCGCCCGTCAGTGCCCGCAGCCGCTGGCTGCTGGGCCTGGCCTTTTTCGTCATATTCGTGGCGCTGTGGACGTGGTTCACGCTGGGCGGCTGGGTCTCGCCGACCTTTTTGGCCAGCCCGCCGACGATGCTCCGGCAAGCATGGTTGCTGCTGACCGAGTACGGGTTCGTCAAGGACATCGGCATGACGGTGTGGCGCGTGCTGGCGGGCTTCGTGCTGGCCGCTGCGGTCGCCCTGCCCCTGGGCATTGCGATGGGCGCTTACAAGGGCATCGAGGCTTTTTTCGAGCCCTTCGTTTCGTTTTGCCGCTACCTGCCGGCGTCGGCGTTCATTCCGCTGCTGATCCTGTGGGCGGGCATTGGCGAGGCGCAGAAGATCCTGGTGATCTTCATCGGCTCGGTGTTTCAGATCACGCTGATGGTGGCGGTGACGGTGGGCAGCGCGCGGCGCGATCTGGTGGAGGCGGCTTACACGCTGGGCGCGGGCCACCGGGGCATCGTGACGCGGGTGCTGATCCCCGGCGCCGCGCCCGGTATCGCCGAGACCCTGCGCCTGGTGCTCGGCTGGGCCTGGACCTATGTGATCGTGGCCGAACTGATCGGCTCCTCGTCGGGCATCGGCCACATGATCACCGACAGCCAGGCGCTGCTCAACACCGGCCAGATCATCTTCGGCATCATCACCATCGGTCTGATCGGACTGCTGTCGGATCTGGCTTTCAAGGCGCTGAACCAGCGGCTGTTTGCCTGGAGCCTGCTGCCATGA
- a CDS encoding ABC transporter ATP-binding protein has protein sequence MSHVSIEAVTRVFESAGGQRTQALLPVDCTVRDNDFLTILGPSGCGKSTLLRIVAGLEQASSGRVLLDGVPVQGPGAERGMVFQSYTLFPWLSIEQNIRFGLRERGLPEAQQKERAAHFIAQVGLRGFEQHFPRQLSGGMQQRTAIARALANDPKILLMDEPFGALDHQTRALMQELLLGIQEAERKTVLFVTHDIDEAIFMANRVAVFSARPGRIKTDLAVDLPYPRHYRAKTSAAFIALKARLTEEIRAEAMAAGWH, from the coding sequence ATGAGCCACGTCTCGATCGAGGCCGTGACGCGCGTTTTCGAGAGCGCCGGGGGCCAGCGCACGCAGGCGCTGCTGCCGGTCGATTGCACGGTGCGGGACAACGATTTCCTGACCATCCTGGGCCCCTCGGGCTGCGGCAAATCGACCTTGCTGCGCATCGTCGCGGGGCTCGAGCAGGCCAGCAGCGGCCGGGTGTTGCTCGACGGCGTGCCGGTCCAGGGGCCGGGCGCCGAGCGCGGCATGGTGTTTCAGAGCTACACGCTGTTCCCCTGGCTGAGCATCGAGCAGAACATCCGCTTTGGCCTGCGCGAGCGCGGTCTGCCCGAGGCGCAGCAAAAAGAGCGCGCGGCCCACTTCATCGCCCAGGTCGGTCTGCGCGGCTTCGAGCAGCATTTTCCCCGGCAACTGTCCGGCGGCATGCAGCAGCGCACGGCGATTGCGCGGGCGCTGGCCAATGACCCCAAGATATTGCTGATGGACGAGCCCTTCGGCGCGCTCGACCACCAGACCCGGGCGCTGATGCAGGAATTGCTGCTGGGCATCCAGGAGGCCGAGCGCAAGACGGTGCTGTTCGTCACGCACGACATCGACGAGGCCATCTTCATGGCCAACCGCGTGGCCGTGTTCAGCGCCCGGCCCGGCCGCATCAAGACCGATCTGGCGGTGGACCTGCCGTACCCGCGCCACTACCGTGCCAAGACCAGCGCCGCATTCATTGCGCTCAAGGCGCGCCTGACCGAAGAGATTCGCGCCGAGGCCATGGCGGCGGGCTGGCACTGA
- the hutC gene encoding histidine utilization repressor, with translation MSTHPSHSSRRRAAPAPAMALYEQVKDFIARRIQQGLWRTGDRLPSENELVSQFGISRMTVNRALRELVQQGRIVRVAGVGSFVAEDRPQSTLLQIANLASEIRQRGHDYRCDLLAVERVPATLEVAAALELRTGASVFHSLCIHREDGVPVQLEDRHVNPRQVPGFAAQDFARMPPSEYLVRNVPFDQIEHVVDAVMPGARQAALLEMSPQEPCLLLTRRTWSRAVPITVVRCLHPATRYRLGSRFRADGNPLAG, from the coding sequence ATGAGCACCCACCCCTCCCACTCCTCCCGCCGCCGCGCTGCCCCGGCGCCCGCCATGGCGCTGTACGAGCAGGTCAAGGACTTCATTGCGCGCAGGATCCAGCAGGGCCTTTGGCGCACGGGCGACCGCCTGCCGTCCGAGAACGAGTTGGTCAGCCAGTTCGGCATCTCGCGCATGACGGTCAACCGCGCGCTGCGCGAGTTGGTGCAACAGGGCCGCATCGTGCGCGTGGCCGGCGTGGGCAGCTTTGTCGCCGAAGACCGGCCCCAGTCGACCTTGCTGCAAATTGCCAACCTGGCCAGCGAGATCCGCCAGCGCGGCCACGACTACCGCTGCGACCTGCTGGCCGTGGAGCGCGTCCCGGCCACGCTGGAGGTGGCTGCGGCGCTGGAGTTGCGCACCGGAGCGTCGGTATTCCACTCGCTGTGCATACACCGCGAGGACGGCGTGCCGGTGCAACTGGAAGACCGCCATGTGAACCCGCGCCAGGTGCCCGGGTTCGCCGCGCAGGACTTTGCCCGGATGCCGCCCTCCGAATACCTGGTGCGCAACGTGCCGTTCGACCAGATCGAGCATGTGGTCGATGCCGTGATGCCCGGCGCCAGGCAGGCTGCGCTGCTGGAAATGTCGCCGCAGGAGCCTTGCCTGCTGCTGACGCGGCGCACCTGGTCGCGCGCGGTGCCGATCACCGTGGTGCGCTGCCTGCATCCGGCCACCCGCTACCGCCTGGGCAGCCGCTTTCGCGCGGACGGCAATCCGCTGGCCGGCTGA
- the hutH gene encoding histidine ammonia-lyase, with translation MTESNTSPLLLQPGHVTLAGLRRIHAGPVRLALDAPARAAMQAAQAAVQRIVAADRVVYGINTGFGKLASTRIAAEHLTELQRRLVLSHSAGTGPALPDAVVRLVLATKAVGLARGHSGIRPEIVDALLALASAEVLPVIPAKGSVGASGDLAPLAHLACVLIGQGQAQCNGTLVPGAEAMRAIGCQPFVLGPKEGLALLNGTQVSTALALAGLFGAENLLAAALVAGALSLEAIKGSVWPLDARIHEARGQAGQIAVAAALRALLEGSAIAASHPHCGRVQDPYSIRCMPQVLGACLDNLHHAARVLVIEANAASDNPLVFAAAQGGPGADEVISGGNFHAEPVAFAADIMALAVAEIGAMSERRLALLLDTGLSALPAFLVRDSGMNSGFMMAQVTAAALASENKSLAHPASVDSLPTSANQEDHVSMATFGARRLAEMIDNTATVVGIEAMAAAQGMEFDRSLRSTPLLEGQWAAIRERVAFLEQDRCLAPDIAAMRLWAQQSGWPAPLLQCLPSHA, from the coding sequence ATGACCGAATCCAACACTTCCCCACTGCTGCTGCAACCCGGCCATGTCACCCTGGCCGGGCTGCGCCGCATCCATGCCGGCCCGGTACGACTGGCGCTGGACGCACCGGCCCGGGCGGCCATGCAGGCCGCGCAGGCGGCGGTGCAGCGCATCGTGGCGGCAGACCGGGTGGTCTATGGCATCAACACCGGTTTTGGCAAGCTGGCCAGCACCAGGATTGCTGCCGAGCACCTGACCGAGTTGCAGCGCCGCCTGGTGCTGTCGCACAGCGCGGGCACCGGGCCGGCGCTGCCCGACGCGGTGGTGCGCCTGGTGCTGGCCACCAAGGCCGTGGGCCTGGCGCGCGGCCACTCCGGCATCCGCCCCGAGATCGTCGATGCGCTGCTGGCGCTGGCCAGTGCCGAGGTGCTGCCGGTGATTCCGGCCAAAGGCTCGGTCGGGGCCTCGGGGGATCTGGCGCCGCTGGCGCATCTGGCCTGCGTGCTGATCGGGCAGGGGCAGGCCCAATGCAACGGCACGCTGGTGCCGGGCGCCGAGGCGATGCGCGCCATCGGTTGCCAGCCCTTCGTGCTCGGCCCGAAGGAGGGGCTGGCGCTGCTCAACGGCACGCAGGTGTCGACCGCGCTGGCGCTGGCGGGCCTGTTCGGCGCCGAGAACCTGCTGGCCGCTGCGCTGGTGGCCGGCGCGCTATCGCTGGAGGCCATCAAAGGCTCGGTCTGGCCGCTGGATGCGCGCATCCATGAAGCCCGCGGCCAAGCCGGGCAAATCGCCGTGGCCGCCGCGTTGCGCGCGCTGCTCGAAGGCAGCGCCATCGCCGCTTCGCACCCGCACTGTGGCCGCGTGCAAGACCCCTACTCGATCCGCTGTATGCCGCAGGTGCTGGGCGCTTGCCTGGACAACCTGCACCACGCGGCGCGCGTGCTCGTCATCGAAGCCAATGCGGCATCGGACAACCCGCTGGTCTTTGCCGCAGCGCAGGGCGGCCCGGGTGCGGACGAGGTGATCTCCGGCGGCAACTTCCACGCCGAGCCGGTGGCCTTTGCTGCCGACATCATGGCGCTGGCGGTGGCCGAGATCGGCGCCATGTCCGAACGGCGCCTGGCGCTGCTGCTCGACACCGGCCTGTCGGCACTGCCGGCCTTTCTGGTGCGCGACAGCGGCATGAACTCGGGCTTCATGATGGCGCAGGTCACCGCCGCTGCGCTGGCGAGCGAGAACAAATCGCTGGCCCACCCGGCCAGTGTCGACAGCCTGCCCACATCGGCGAACCAGGAAGACCATGTGTCCATGGCCACCTTCGGCGCGCGCCGCCTGGCCGAGATGATCGACAACACGGCGACGGTGGTGGGCATCGAGGCCATGGCGGCGGCGCAGGGCATGGAGTTCGATCGCAGCCTGCGCTCGACGCCGCTGCTCGAAGGGCAGTGGGCCGCGATTCGCGAGCGCGTGGCCTTTCTGGAGCAAGACCGCTGCCTGGCGCCCGATATAGCCGCCATGCGGCTGTGGGCGCAGCAATCCGGGTGGCCCGCGCCGCTGTTGCAGTGCCTGCCCAGCCATGCCTGA